The Papaver somniferum cultivar HN1 chromosome 3, ASM357369v1, whole genome shotgun sequence genome includes a region encoding these proteins:
- the LOC113360456 gene encoding uncharacterized protein LOC113360456, translated as MNNVDLQKVFDNVNWGCLDYTISRFGFGNVWRNRIKWSLSNTRFSMAINGAASSLFRSTKGINKGVPISPFLFILIAEILSMMIKKAASLNLISGFKPSSDSFEINHLQFADDLIVFLDDSFSGLKVNFQKSALVPVGDAENAVDVAVIFGCQVTSFLMKFLGIPLGSKSKEVGFWDVILQNFKKKISMWQRKYLSKGGRLMLIQNVLSSLPVYYLSLFQIPTSVEKQMERIMRQFLWGSIKKKPKKGWVGWKKVNLPKKCGGEV; from the exons ATGAATAATGTGGACTTGCAGAAGGTTTTTGATAATGTGAATTGGGGTTGTCTAGACTATACTATTTCCAGGTTTGGTTTTGGAAACGTGTGGAGAAATCGGATTAAATGGTCTCTCTCTAATACAAGATTTTCTATGGCTATTAATGGAGCTGCTTCTAGTTTGTTCAGAAGTACTAAAGGAATAAATAAGGGAGTTCCAATatctccttttctttttattctcattGCGGAAATCTTGTCTATGATGATAAAGAAGGCTGCATCTTTGAATTTAATCTCTGGGTTCAAGCCATCTAGTGATTCCTTTGAGATTAATCATTTGCAGTTTGCAGATGATTTAATTGTCTTCTTGGATGATAGTT TCTCTGGCTTGAAGGTCAACTTCCAAAAAAGTGCACTTGTGCCAGTGGGTGATGCAGAAAATGCAGTGGATGTTGCAGTTATTTTTGGATGTCAGGTAACATCATTTCTAATGAAATTCTTGGGTATTCCTTTAGGCAGTAAGTCAAAGGAAGTGGGTTTTTGGGATGTCATTCTTCAAAACTTTAAGAAGAAGATCAGTATGTGGCAGAGGAAATATCTTTCAAAAGGTGGGAGGCTTATGTTAATTCAAAATGTTTTATCCAGCTTGCCAGTTTAttatttatctttgtttcaaataCCTACTTCAGTTGAGAAGCAAATGGAGAGAATAATGAGACAGTTCTTATGGGGTTCAATTAAAAAGAAACCTAAGAAAGGTTGGGTAGGTTGGAAAAAAGTGAATTTACCAAAGAAATGTGGAGGTGAGGTATAA
- the LOC113360457 gene encoding uncharacterized protein LOC113360457 has protein sequence MDLNGVHISFVHASYLQVTRRLWQQLETVNDNIPWLVIGDCNCILRNEEKKGGLETRTSVINEFSDWMEHNNLFEVDALGCNFTWTNGQSGHRRIISKLDRAIINPAWLSKFENWRCKDLPREVPDHSTLIGFPFAVPKPKHAPFRVQKMWFLHADFMCMVTENWNLPVFGNPDFIFTFNLKRLKVEMKTWNLRVFGNIHSRLKKDKLRFETAARISDEDPSNIPN, from the coding sequence ATGGATTTGAATGGTGTTCATATTTCTTTTGTCCATGCGAGTTATCTCCAAGTGACAAGAAGACTTTGGCAACAACTGGAGACTGTTAATGATAATATTCCTTGGCTTGTAATTGGTGATTGCAACTGTATTCTGCGTAATGAAGAGAAAAAAGGTGGCTTAGAGACTAGAACATCGGTCATTAATGAATTTAGTGATTGGATGGAGCATAATAATTTGTTTGAAGTTGATGCTCTTGGTTGCAACTTTACTTGGACTAATGGTCAGTCAGGTCATCGCAGAATTATTAGCAAACTCGATCGTGCTATTATCAATCCAGCGTGGCTATCTaagtttgagaattggcggtgtaaagacCTTCCTAGAGAAGTTCCCGACCATTCAACTTTAATTGGTTTTCCTTTTGCGGTCCCTAAGCCGAAACATGCTCCGTTTCGAGTCCAAAAGATGTGGTTTCTTCATGCAGACTTTATGTGCATGGTAACTGAAAACTGGAACCTGCCGGTTTTTGGAAACCCAGATTTTATCTTTACCTTTAACTTAAAGAGACTCAAAGTTGAGATGAAGACTTGGAATTTACGGGTTTTCGGCAACATTCATTCTCGGCTCAAGAAGGACAAGCTCAGGTTTGAAACGGCTGCTAGGATTTCAGATGAAGACCCTTCAAATATTCCTAATTGA